The following proteins are encoded in a genomic region of Candidatus Kryptobacter tengchongensis:
- a CDS encoding spermidine synthase, producing MQEKSEVNTDIPNSSKEDFWFTEYGPTNTSISLRVKYKLFEKETPYQKIEIFDSYDYGRVMALDGFIMLTEKDEFIYHEMISHVPLFTHPEPKYILVIGGGDGGAVREILKHKSVEKVELVEIDEEVVNASKIYFPQIASCLEDKRVEIKFQDGVEFIKSKKGVYDIVLIDSPDPIGPAIGLFEEDFYKNAFFSLNDSGILVAQSESPFVFPDLIKRVYSIFKKYFPIVYFYLANVPTYASGVISFILGSKKFDPLKNFDPERVRGFDASFRYYNEKVHLASFALPNFFTELLK from the coding sequence TTGCAGGAGAAAAGTGAAGTAAATACGGATATCCCAAATAGTAGTAAAGAAGATTTTTGGTTTACTGAATACGGTCCAACGAATACTTCTATTTCTTTAAGGGTGAAGTACAAACTTTTTGAAAAAGAAACACCATATCAAAAGATAGAAATTTTTGATTCCTATGATTATGGCAGAGTGATGGCTTTAGATGGCTTCATAATGCTAACTGAAAAAGATGAATTTATTTATCATGAGATGATCTCGCATGTTCCTCTTTTTACTCATCCAGAACCAAAGTATATACTTGTCATTGGTGGCGGAGACGGTGGAGCGGTAAGAGAAATTCTAAAGCATAAATCCGTTGAAAAAGTTGAACTTGTTGAAATTGATGAAGAGGTGGTGAATGCTTCAAAAATTTATTTCCCACAAATTGCCTCATGTCTTGAGGATAAAAGGGTTGAGATAAAGTTTCAAGATGGGGTTGAGTTCATAAAATCAAAAAAGGGAGTTTATGACATAGTTTTGATAGATTCACCAGACCCAATTGGTCCAGCGATCGGGCTTTTTGAAGAAGATTTTTATAAAAATGCTTTTTTTTCTTTGAATGACTCTGGGATTCTCGTTGCTCAATCTGAGTCACCCTTTGTTTTTCCAGATTTAATAAAGCGAGTTTACTCAATTTTCAAAAAATATTTCCCAATTGTTTATTTTTACCTTGCTAATGTCCCAACTTACGCAAGCGGTGTGATAAGCTTCATCCTCGGCTCAAAAAAGTTTGATCCGTTAAAAAACTTTGATCCTGAAAGGGTTAGGGGTTTTGACGCCAGTTTTAGATATTACAACGAGAAAGTTCATCTCGCATCGTTTGCTCTCCCGAACTTCTTCACGGAATTGCTTAAATGA
- a CDS encoding adenosylmethionine decarboxylase proenzyme, with the protein MKALGRHLLIELFNCDRKLLNDVNFVEKVLTKSAELAGATIVKTFFHTFNPHGVSGVVVIAESHLTIHTWPEYGYAAIDVFTCGDDVDPYVSYQYLKEKFKAKSAYLMEVKRGLSENIMGTITKKISAGVLAGEK; encoded by the coding sequence TTGAAAGCATTAGGGAGGCATCTTTTAATTGAGCTTTTCAACTGTGACAGAAAACTTTTAAACGATGTTAATTTCGTTGAAAAGGTTCTCACAAAATCAGCAGAACTTGCAGGGGCGACGATTGTGAAAACTTTTTTTCACACTTTTAATCCACATGGAGTAAGCGGGGTCGTCGTGATTGCAGAATCACATCTAACAATTCACACATGGCCAGAATATGGATACGCAGCAATTGATGTCTTTACATGTGGCGATGATGTTGATCCATATGTAAGTTATCAGTATCTGAAGGAAAAATTTAAGGCAAAGAGCGCTTACCTTATGGAGGTAAAGCGTGGACTTTCGGAGAATATCATGGGAACGATTACAAAGAAAATATCAGCAGGAGTCCTTGCAGGAGAAAAGTGA
- a CDS encoding 3-hydroxyacyl-CoA dehydrogenase: protein MKPIKKVAVLGAGVMGAQIAAHLANAGIPSYLLDIVPKELTEDEKAKGLTLQNPDVRNRIVREGLERAKKLKPNAFFIPELEKLITIGNFEDNLNWLSEVDWIIEAVVERLDVKRELFKKVDMVRKPGTIVSSNTSGIRISEIADGLSDDFRKHFLGTHFFNPPRYMKLLEIIPTAETSKEVIETIAEFGERVLGKGIVYCKDTPNFIANRIGVFAVMYVLHYMLENSFTIEEVDELTGPVTGKPKSATFRTLDLVGLDTLVHVANNLYNAVPNDEMRDYFKVPDVIQKMLENKWLGEKTGQGFYKRVKKNGESEILVLDLSTLSYRERQKVKLGSLEMAKATEGLKDKIQILMNAKDKAGEFFWKTTSAVLAYTSNRIPEISDTIVDIDNAMKWGFNWEIGPFEMWDLIGVESSIEKIESYGFKVADWVKDMIKSGKKSFYEKRNGKIYFYDVVGVKDYIEMKAKPEIINLALFKEDKSRVIKQNAGASLIHLGEGILCLEFHTKMNAIGEDILVMANYALDELEKNYEALVIGNQGQHFSAGANLMMILMLAQEGEWEEIDRAVRMFQRMNMRIKYSPKPVVVAPHGMTLGGGCEIVLHAPKVRAYAESYIGLVEIGAGVIPAGGGTKEMLLRAIQRAPKQDNVDLTPFIREAFETIAFAKVSTSALEAKKLGYLREFDTISMNKDYLIYDAKKIALAMVEEGYKPPLPAEIVALGKQLYANFLVGIYLMREANYITEYEAHIGKKLAYIMSGGDFTSPQIVSEQHILDLEREAFLSLCGEKKTQERMQYILKYGKPLRN from the coding sequence ATGAAACCCATCAAAAAAGTTGCTGTTCTGGGCGCAGGCGTGATGGGGGCACAAATTGCAGCTCATCTCGCCAATGCAGGAATCCCATCTTACCTACTTGACATCGTTCCAAAAGAACTAACTGAAGATGAAAAAGCAAAAGGATTAACACTTCAAAACCCCGATGTAAGAAACAGAATTGTTCGTGAAGGTCTTGAAAGAGCTAAAAAATTAAAACCAAATGCGTTCTTCATCCCAGAACTTGAAAAATTGATAACAATTGGAAATTTTGAGGACAATTTAAATTGGTTATCCGAGGTTGATTGGATAATTGAAGCAGTGGTTGAACGGCTTGATGTGAAAAGAGAACTTTTCAAGAAAGTTGATATGGTTAGAAAACCCGGAACAATTGTAAGCTCAAACACCTCCGGGATCAGAATTTCCGAAATAGCTGATGGCTTAAGCGATGACTTCAGGAAGCATTTCCTCGGTACACACTTTTTTAATCCACCAAGATATATGAAACTTCTTGAGATAATTCCGACCGCCGAAACATCAAAAGAAGTAATTGAAACAATAGCTGAATTTGGTGAAAGAGTCCTTGGGAAGGGAATCGTCTACTGCAAAGATACGCCAAATTTCATAGCCAACAGGATCGGAGTTTTCGCAGTGATGTATGTTCTACACTATATGCTTGAAAATAGCTTTACAATTGAAGAAGTTGATGAATTAACAGGTCCCGTGACGGGAAAACCTAAAAGCGCAACCTTTAGAACGCTTGATCTTGTTGGGCTTGATACACTTGTTCATGTTGCAAATAATCTTTACAACGCTGTCCCAAATGATGAGATGAGGGATTATTTCAAAGTTCCTGATGTGATTCAAAAGATGCTTGAAAATAAATGGCTTGGAGAAAAAACTGGGCAGGGGTTCTATAAACGTGTTAAAAAGAATGGAGAAAGTGAAATACTTGTTCTTGATCTCTCAACCTTGAGCTATAGAGAAAGACAGAAAGTGAAATTAGGGTCTCTTGAAATGGCAAAAGCAACTGAAGGATTGAAAGATAAAATTCAAATTTTGATGAACGCAAAAGATAAAGCAGGTGAATTTTTCTGGAAAACAACCAGCGCCGTTCTCGCTTATACCTCAAATAGAATTCCCGAAATCAGCGATACAATAGTTGATATTGATAATGCAATGAAGTGGGGTTTCAATTGGGAAATAGGTCCATTTGAAATGTGGGATTTAATTGGGGTTGAAAGCTCAATTGAGAAAATTGAATCATATGGATTTAAAGTTGCTGATTGGGTTAAAGATATGATAAAATCTGGAAAGAAAAGCTTCTATGAGAAAAGGAATGGGAAAATTTACTTTTATGATGTCGTCGGAGTTAAGGATTATATTGAAATGAAAGCTAAACCTGAGATAATCAACCTTGCTTTATTTAAAGAGGATAAATCAAGAGTTATAAAGCAAAATGCGGGTGCAAGTTTGATTCATCTTGGCGAGGGAATTTTATGTCTTGAATTTCATACGAAGATGAACGCAATTGGTGAGGATATTCTCGTAATGGCAAATTATGCCCTTGATGAGCTTGAAAAAAATTATGAAGCGCTCGTAATTGGAAATCAAGGTCAACACTTTTCAGCGGGTGCAAATCTTATGATGATACTCATGTTAGCACAAGAAGGTGAATGGGAAGAAATTGACAGGGCTGTAAGGATGTTCCAAAGAATGAACATGCGAATTAAATATTCTCCCAAGCCAGTTGTTGTTGCCCCACACGGGATGACGCTTGGGGGTGGATGTGAGATTGTTCTCCATGCTCCAAAAGTTCGCGCCTATGCCGAAAGTTACATTGGTTTAGTTGAAATTGGGGCTGGTGTAATCCCAGCTGGTGGTGGGACAAAAGAAATGCTTTTAAGAGCAATTCAAAGGGCACCGAAACAAGATAATGTTGACCTCACCCCATTTATAAGAGAAGCATTTGAAACGATCGCATTCGCAAAAGTTTCAACAAGTGCACTTGAAGCTAAAAAACTTGGATATTTGCGAGAATTTGACACAATTTCAATGAACAAAGACTATCTAATTTATGATGCTAAAAAAATAGCGCTTGCTATGGTTGAGGAAGGCTATAAACCACCGCTCCCAGCTGAAATCGTTGCGCTTGGAAAACAACTTTATGCAAATTTCCTCGTCGGGATTTATCTTATGCGGGAAGCTAATTACATAACCGAGTATGAAGCTCACATTGGTAAGAAGCTTGCTTATATAATGTCAGGTGGTGATTTCACATCACCACAAATTGTAAGCGAACAGCATATCCTCGACCTTGAGCGTGAAGCGTTCTTAAGCCTATGCGGTGAAAAGAAAACACAAGAACGAATGCAGTATATACTAAAATATGGAAAACCGTTAAGAAATTAA
- a CDS encoding long-chain acyl-CoA synthetase, which yields MVKFQNLAELFEFGVKTYRNPKLLNYKSQGVWKSISADEAFNRVKNIALGLYSLGIRFGDKIALLSESRPEWTLTDLGIISIGAIDVPIYTTQSLPQVEFILTNSESKMIFISTKQLYERVLPVIEKVGLVDKVITFEKSADNLMTLEELEEKGKELDKNNPNLYDELKSKVKPDDLATIIYTSGTTGEPKGVMLTHSNLISNATTCASLFTWDAEKEIALTYLPLSHIFERMIIYLYLYIGIQIWYAESIDKLADNLLEVRPTVMTTVPRFLEKAEERMIAQVQKMSPLKRKIFNWALNIAKQYDPEKRFPLSYKIKHKLADILVYKKIRQRFGGRFRFIVSGGAALRPDLARIFTAAGIPVLQGYGLTETSPVISVNRLERNRIGSVGPVIPGVAVKIAEDGEILVDGPNVMKGYYKNEEATLKAFEHTWFKTGDIGYLDKDGFLFITDRKKDLIKTSGGKFIAPQVIENLLSSNVYIDKAIVIGEGRKFASALIFPNFETLKQFAHENNITYSNNAELVNHPKVQELYQKIVDQVNQHLAQWETIKKFAVIDGVLTIEDDYLTPTLKVKRRNVEARYKDLIDSFYKE from the coding sequence ATGGTGAAGTTTCAAAATCTCGCTGAGCTCTTTGAATTCGGGGTAAAAACATATCGCAATCCCAAACTCCTGAACTACAAATCACAGGGAGTGTGGAAATCAATCTCCGCAGATGAAGCTTTCAATCGTGTTAAAAATATTGCACTGGGTCTTTACAGTCTTGGAATAAGATTTGGAGATAAAATCGCCCTTTTATCCGAAAGCCGACCCGAATGGACATTGACAGACCTTGGGATAATTTCAATTGGTGCAATTGATGTGCCAATTTACACAACTCAATCACTACCTCAAGTTGAGTTTATACTTACAAATTCGGAATCAAAAATGATCTTTATTTCAACAAAGCAACTTTATGAGAGAGTTTTACCTGTGATTGAAAAAGTTGGACTCGTGGATAAAGTTATAACATTTGAAAAATCCGCCGATAATCTCATGACGCTTGAAGAACTTGAAGAAAAAGGGAAAGAACTTGATAAAAATAACCCAAACCTTTATGATGAGTTAAAATCCAAAGTTAAACCCGACGACCTTGCCACTATAATTTACACATCTGGGACAACTGGTGAGCCGAAAGGAGTAATGCTCACACATTCAAATTTGATCTCAAACGCTACGACCTGTGCATCGCTATTTACATGGGATGCAGAAAAAGAAATTGCTCTTACTTATCTTCCTCTTTCGCACATCTTTGAAAGAATGATAATTTATCTTTATCTCTACATCGGAATTCAAATTTGGTATGCCGAATCAATAGATAAACTTGCTGATAATCTTCTTGAGGTAAGACCGACGGTTATGACCACTGTTCCAAGGTTCCTTGAAAAGGCGGAGGAACGAATGATTGCCCAGGTTCAAAAAATGTCCCCGTTAAAGCGTAAGATTTTCAATTGGGCACTGAACATCGCAAAACAATATGATCCTGAAAAAAGATTTCCCCTTTCATACAAAATAAAACATAAACTTGCAGATATACTTGTCTACAAAAAAATCAGACAAAGATTTGGTGGAAGATTTAGATTCATCGTCTCCGGTGGCGCTGCATTAAGACCCGACCTCGCCAGAATTTTTACCGCCGCTGGCATTCCAGTGCTCCAAGGATATGGATTGACAGAAACATCGCCTGTTATATCTGTAAACCGACTTGAAAGAAATAGAATTGGTTCGGTTGGCCCAGTGATCCCCGGCGTTGCAGTTAAAATTGCAGAAGACGGTGAAATTCTGGTTGATGGTCCAAATGTTATGAAAGGCTATTACAAAAATGAAGAAGCAACCTTAAAAGCATTTGAACATACATGGTTCAAAACTGGCGACATCGGCTATTTAGATAAAGATGGCTTTTTATTTATCACAGACAGAAAGAAAGATTTAATCAAAACAAGCGGTGGAAAATTCATAGCGCCTCAAGTTATTGAAAATCTCCTTTCTTCAAATGTATATATTGATAAAGCCATTGTGATAGGTGAGGGCAGAAAGTTTGCCTCAGCGCTCATATTTCCAAATTTTGAAACTTTAAAACAATTTGCGCATGAAAACAACATAACTTATTCAAATAATGCTGAACTTGTAAATCATCCAAAAGTTCAAGAATTATATCAAAAAATCGTTGATCAGGTAAATCAGCATCTTGCGCAATGGGAAACGATAAAAAAATTTGCAGTGATTGATGGTGTCTTGACAATTGAAGATGATTACCTCACGCCTACCTTGAAAGTAAAGCGAAGAAATGTTGAAGCAAGGTATAAAGACCTAATTGATTCATTTTACAAAGAGTAA
- a CDS encoding Acetylornithine deacetylase/Succinyl-diaminopimelate desuccinylase yields MAGQLPNWENIAEKINSYVDDVRNEFEQMLGEIVEIPTVSMDPSYKNDIERGADLAVEFLKKFGFEAKKCTTPGNPVVFGSYVTDPKNPTVAIYNHLDVQPAGGPEWIREPFKFTKENGKYYGRGTTDDKGPALTALFAARFAVENGIPINIKFIWEFEEENGSPNFEYFIKNYKSELKTNSVLVSDTLWISSDKPAIPYGLRGLQGARLVLETGTKDVHSGTTGGWARNPIGELCQLISQLYDAKTGKVKIPGFYKDVKKLSDKELKNFLSSGFDVKKRMEVFGFKSVRTKDKAEVLRRIWAEPTFEVHGIVGGYTGPGIKTIVPPRAEAKISMRLVPNQTPKKAFKLLKDYVKKLNPDVEVIRENALEPYLGEFEGPYASAAVKAIEYAFGVKPAFIREGGSIGAVVTMQKLLKVPIVMIGLSLPEHGYHEPNENFDWKQASGGMKAFVRYFYEISQIK; encoded by the coding sequence ATGGCAGGACAACTTCCAAACTGGGAAAACATAGCAGAAAAAATTAACAGCTATGTTGATGATGTGAGAAATGAATTTGAACAAATGCTTGGTGAGATAGTTGAGATTCCAACTGTCAGCATGGATCCATCTTATAAAAACGATATTGAACGGGGTGCTGATCTTGCGGTTGAATTTTTGAAAAAATTCGGATTTGAAGCGAAAAAATGCACAACCCCTGGAAACCCAGTTGTCTTTGGATCTTATGTAACAGATCCAAAAAATCCAACTGTTGCAATTTATAACCATCTTGATGTTCAACCGGCTGGTGGTCCTGAATGGATTCGGGAACCTTTTAAATTCACCAAGGAAAATGGTAAATATTATGGTCGTGGTACAACTGATGATAAGGGACCGGCGCTGACTGCTTTATTTGCAGCTCGTTTTGCGGTTGAAAATGGGATTCCGATAAACATTAAATTTATTTGGGAATTTGAGGAAGAAAACGGAAGCCCAAATTTTGAATATTTCATCAAGAATTACAAATCGGAACTTAAAACGAATTCTGTGCTTGTTTCCGATACCCTGTGGATCTCTTCAGACAAGCCAGCTATACCTTATGGATTGAGAGGATTACAAGGGGCAAGGCTTGTCCTTGAAACAGGAACAAAAGATGTTCATTCTGGGACAACGGGTGGCTGGGCGAGAAATCCAATTGGGGAACTGTGTCAACTTATTTCACAGCTTTACGATGCAAAAACTGGCAAAGTTAAAATACCCGGATTTTATAAAGATGTGAAGAAATTAAGCGATAAAGAATTAAAAAATTTCCTTTCTTCTGGATTTGATGTGAAGAAAAGAATGGAAGTTTTTGGATTTAAAAGTGTGAGAACAAAGGATAAAGCTGAAGTTTTGAGAAGGATCTGGGCTGAACCAACTTTTGAGGTCCATGGGATTGTTGGAGGTTATACTGGACCAGGGATAAAAACAATAGTTCCGCCAAGAGCTGAGGCAAAGATAAGTATGCGCCTTGTCCCGAACCAGACACCAAAGAAAGCTTTTAAGTTGCTCAAAGATTATGTCAAGAAGCTCAATCCAGATGTTGAGGTTATACGTGAAAATGCGTTGGAGCCATATCTTGGTGAGTTTGAAGGACCTTATGCGAGTGCAGCTGTGAAGGCAATTGAATATGCGTTTGGCGTCAAACCTGCCTTTATAAGAGAAGGTGGTTCTATCGGTGCGGTTGTCACAATGCAAAAACTTCTTAAAGTCCCAATCGTGATGATTGGTTTGAGTCTTCCAGAACATGGTTATCATGAGCCAAACGAAAACTTTGATTGGAAACAAGCATCCGGTGGGATGAAAGCATTTGTGAGATACTTTTATGAGATCTCCCAGATAAAATGA
- a CDS encoding Tetratricopeptide repeat-containing protein — protein sequence MRKLLSITVLLILAVSLANAQGGNSVKPDVEAAKLFNEGNSLLRSGNYKAAIEKYDEALKIQQDPRFYYNKGLALKALRQNEEAIKVFKEAINLKNDFAPAYNAIAGIYLAQGDYDNAIENYTKALQYDKKLDVAMKGIVEALLGKSNALIQAGKFQEAVDLLTQATTYRQDYPKVYVMLALVYNKLSQHDKAVESAKKAIEINPKATNADAYFELGIAYKKLGQVEEARKAFLEAKKDPRLARNAQYELDLLKEQ from the coding sequence ATGAGAAAGCTTCTTTCAATAACGGTGCTTTTAATTCTGGCAGTTTCACTTGCAAACGCTCAGGGTGGCAATTCCGTAAAGCCTGATGTTGAGGCGGCGAAACTTTTTAATGAAGGTAATTCGCTTTTAAGAAGTGGGAATTATAAGGCAGCTATTGAGAAGTATGATGAGGCATTAAAAATCCAACAAGATCCAAGGTTTTATTATAATAAGGGTCTTGCACTTAAGGCTTTGAGGCAGAATGAGGAGGCAATCAAGGTATTTAAGGAAGCAATAAATCTTAAAAATGATTTTGCCCCAGCTTATAATGCCATTGCTGGAATTTATCTGGCTCAGGGAGATTATGATAACGCTATTGAAAATTACACCAAAGCGTTGCAGTATGATAAAAAGCTTGATGTGGCGATGAAAGGAATTGTTGAGGCGTTGCTTGGTAAGTCAAACGCATTAATTCAGGCGGGAAAATTTCAGGAAGCAGTTGATCTTTTAACTCAAGCAACGACTTATAGACAGGATTACCCGAAGGTTTATGTTATGCTTGCGCTTGTTTATAATAAACTCTCACAGCATGATAAAGCAGTTGAGTCAGCAAAGAAAGCAATTGAGATAAATCCAAAAGCCACGAATGCGGATGCTTATTTTGAGCTTGGGATTGCATATAAAAAACTTGGTCAAGTTGAAGAGGCGAGAAAAGCATTTCTTGAGGCGAAGAAAGACCCACGGCTTGCAAGAAACGCACAGTATGAACTTGATCTTTTGAAGGAGCAGTAA
- a CDS encoding Cytochrome C oxidase, cbb3-type, subunit III, giving the protein MSLRISIMFLTIIFLSSCSRGGKEIKLPEEVKRGREIFYDSNYGTTGFACANCHADFDDLNYPDDKIRPGHNLIGAHTRKVTWYGKFRGEALNITAAGAGLCVVLYQKKQEISNPLKALPPEDAQALLAYFQFISGDIEVEKLTSQPLILPWEDESKRAEKVKKIKDKILNLVGNPENGAVIYEKACEQCHLDEINLAPPIFAEKITPEKIIEMVRAGSPASSKTPMPFFTPDKLTDQEIADLIAYVIKLRER; this is encoded by the coding sequence ATGTCTTTGCGAATTTCAATTATGTTCCTTACGATTATTTTCTTATCATCGTGTTCACGGGGTGGGAAAGAAATTAAACTCCCCGAAGAGGTAAAACGAGGACGGGAAATTTTTTATGACTCAAATTATGGGACTACAGGGTTCGCGTGTGCAAACTGCCATGCTGACTTTGACGATTTAAACTATCCCGATGATAAAATTAGACCGGGGCATAACTTGATAGGTGCTCATACCAGAAAAGTCACATGGTATGGCAAATTCCGAGGAGAGGCATTAAATATAACAGCAGCTGGAGCTGGTCTGTGCGTTGTTTTGTATCAGAAAAAACAAGAAATTTCAAATCCACTGAAAGCTTTACCTCCCGAAGATGCCCAGGCGTTATTAGCTTACTTTCAATTCATATCAGGAGATATTGAAGTTGAAAAATTAACATCTCAACCCCTTATCCTACCCTGGGAGGATGAATCAAAAAGAGCCGAAAAAGTCAAAAAGATCAAAGATAAAATTTTAAATCTCGTTGGAAATCCCGAAAATGGCGCAGTAATCTACGAGAAAGCCTGTGAACAATGCCATTTAGATGAAATCAACCTTGCCCCGCCGATATTTGCCGAAAAGATCACCCCTGAAAAAATAATTGAGATGGTTCGTGCAGGCTCACCAGCCTCAAGCAAAACCCCAATGCCGTTTTTTACCCCAGATAAATTAACAGACCAAGAAATAGCAGATCTCATCGCTTATGTTATTAAATTACGAGAGAGATAA
- a CDS encoding 4-carboxymuconolactone decarboxylase, giving the protein MKNADIKFLARVVSLVSLGKTKNLEEELKKNLLIETNLRRVEEAILQCYLFAGFPAVIEGFIVLRKLANKRSARPKDYNVNKFYLNGVKTCQKVYGENFDKLIQNMKSLHPDLLKWMLIEGYGKVLSRDVLSLKERELLNVAILTSLGWERQLYSHLKGALNVGVKQNEVIEIIETISDICGAKKANTALRIFQKILSLS; this is encoded by the coding sequence ATGAAAAACGCAGATATAAAATTTTTAGCAAGGGTTGTTTCGCTTGTTTCGCTCGGGAAGACAAAAAATCTTGAAGAGGAGTTAAAGAAAAATCTTTTAATTGAAACAAACCTTAGGAGGGTTGAAGAGGCAATTTTGCAGTGTTATCTTTTTGCGGGATTCCCAGCAGTTATAGAAGGTTTTATTGTTTTGAGAAAATTAGCGAATAAAAGATCAGCAAGACCAAAAGATTATAATGTTAATAAGTTTTATTTAAATGGGGTTAAAACTTGTCAAAAAGTTTATGGTGAGAATTTTGATAAACTAATTCAGAATATGAAGTCACTGCACCCAGATCTCCTTAAATGGATGTTAATTGAGGGGTATGGTAAAGTTTTAAGTAGAGATGTGTTGAGTTTAAAGGAAAGGGAGCTTTTGAATGTGGCAATTCTTACCTCGCTTGGTTGGGAAAGGCAATTGTATTCTCATTTGAAAGGGGCATTGAATGTGGGTGTAAAACAAAATGAAGTTATTGAGATTATTGAAACGATTTCCGATATTTGTGGAGCAAAAAAGGCAAATACAGCATTGAGAATTTTTCAGAAAATTTTATCTCTCTCGTAA
- a CDS encoding integrase/recombinase XerD produces the protein MAQVKGKYVDESLLRIRSVNWQRFLKHFLKSIEIEKGYSKNTVESYSVDLVRYVSFLEDNGVEHPDFVSEELIRKYIRELSLVGLSPSSISRNVASIRTFHRFLLLESYSKNYPAENIEHPKIRKKPPEVLTVDEVFALLEQPDTSTPLGIRDKAILEFMYATGVRVSELINLRQIDLYFDMEFVRVFGKGSKERLVPIGKVAIEWVREYQLKIRPKLAKIDSGDFLFLSRLGKKLTRMSVWKIVKKYALMAGIKKEIHPHTLRHSFATHLLEGGSDLRSVQEMLGHASITTTQIYTHISNETIREIYYLYHPRST, from the coding sequence ATGGCGCAAGTTAAAGGTAAATATGTAGATGAAAGTTTATTAAGAATCCGAAGTGTTAATTGGCAACGCTTTTTAAAGCATTTTCTCAAGTCAATTGAGATTGAAAAAGGTTATTCTAAAAACACTGTTGAATCATATTCAGTTGATCTTGTTCGCTATGTGTCTTTTCTTGAGGACAACGGGGTTGAACATCCGGATTTTGTTAGTGAGGAGTTAATAAGAAAGTATATTCGGGAACTTAGCTTAGTTGGTTTAAGCCCATCAAGCATATCAAGAAATGTAGCTTCAATAAGAACATTCCATAGGTTTTTACTTCTTGAGTCTTATTCAAAGAATTATCCAGCTGAAAACATTGAGCATCCGAAAATAAGAAAGAAGCCACCCGAGGTTTTAACTGTTGATGAGGTTTTTGCGCTTCTTGAACAACCTGATACTTCAACACCACTGGGGATAAGAGACAAGGCGATTCTTGAATTTATGTATGCAACGGGGGTTAGAGTTTCTGAGTTGATAAATTTAAGGCAAATTGATTTATATTTTGATATGGAATTTGTGCGAGTTTTCGGTAAGGGTTCAAAGGAGAGATTGGTTCCAATTGGAAAGGTTGCAATTGAATGGGTGAGGGAATATCAGTTGAAAATTAGACCAAAACTTGCTAAAATTGATAGTGGAGATTTTCTTTTCTTAAGTAGATTAGGAAAGAAATTGACGAGGATGAGCGTGTGGAAAATTGTTAAAAAGTATGCTCTGATGGCTGGGATAAAGAAGGAGATTCATCCTCACACGCTTAGACATTCGTTTGCGACACATCTTCTTGAGGGTGGCTCGGATTTAAGGTCTGTTCAAGAGATGCTTGGACATGCAAGTATAACCACAACTCAAATTTACACTCATATAAGTAATGAGACGATAAGGGAGATCTATTATCTTTACCACCCGAGATCAACTTAA